The nucleotide sequence ACGTAGACGAAGCGGCCGTCCACCACCGACACGCCGGGCACGCGCCGCACCACCGCCGCGGCGTCGCCGTCCGGCGTCTGCGACATCTGCTCGGCGCCGATGGCGTCGACCACGCTGGCGGAGTTGCGCCGCTCGGAAAGGAGCGCGCCGGTGCTTCCGCGTTCCGCCTGGGCGGTAACGGTGACGCCGGTGAGCATCAGCGCGGCCGGGGCGAGCGAGACGTTCAGCTCCGCCGTGCGGCCCTCCGCGACGGCGACGCCCGTTACCGTCTTGGGAGAATAGCTGAGGGCCGTCACCGTGACCGAGTGCGTTCCCTGGGGAACGCCGGCCAGCGTGTAACGGCCCTCCACGTCGGTCGACACGCGGGCCTGCGTGCCGGCGACGTTCACCTGCGCGGAGGCGACCCCCTCGCCCTGCGCGTTCACGACGCGCCCGGCGATGCGGCCGGCCTGCGCGGCCAGCGGAGCGGCGGAAACGAGCAGCGCCGCGAAAAGAAGCGCGAGAGCAGCGCGCACGCTGCTCCCGCGGGAGTGGTCGGGACGGATCAACCGGTGAGATGGTCTCACGGAAAGCCCTCGCCTAGGTGCTGGTGGACAAGCTTGGCATCAGCCCGCTGGAGCGGACACCGAAACCTGCCTGACCACCATCACGGCGGAACCTTCCACCGGTCGCGATGCCGTCACGATCGGTCTACGTGGTGGTGACGTCCAGGAACCGGGATTCCGCTAGCGCGGCCGGTTCAGAGTGTAGAGATGGACGTGCTCAACATCCAGCGAGTCGAGAGCGGTGCCGAGCATGAAGTCCCCACCGATCTGCCGCACCTGGAATCCGGCAGGGGTCGCGACGGTCGTAAGCCATCGGCCCTCCCGGTCGAACACGTCCCACCGCCCCTCCGTCGCCCGCGTCACGCGCGGATGCTCGACCCACAAGTAGCCTTCCTCGTCCAACAGCAGCGACTCGAAGGCGGGGAGGGTAGCTCGATGCGGAACATCGGGGTTTCGCTTGGCGAACTGCGCCCGAAGCTGCGGCGGCACACCCGAAAGATCGCGTGGCTGCTCGCGGTAGCTGGCAAGGTCCGCGTTCGTGACCTGGCTGGGGACGTGGGCCCTGCGGATGCGCCGTACCGGGGCTCCGGGCAGCCGATATTCCGTCACTTCGTAGCGGTCGTCGTCGGCGACGAAGTACCGGTTTCCCCCGACCACGAGGTGAACGTCCCGCCCGAAGATCACCTCTTCCATGGTCATGGCGCCGCTCGACGCCAGCGTCACCGTCTCGGGGCCAGGAAACCGCCCGATGGTGTCCCGAGCCTCGCCGCCCGAGGGCCCGAAGCGAAGGTAGACGACCGAATCTCGCCTGGCAGCGGTGGACGCGGACCTGGCGCCCCCTGCCGGCAACCCGGCCGTGAGCACGAACGAGCCGTCGCCCAGGACTCCGATGAACCGGGGAAACAGCCCCAGGCCTGCTGGTGACACTTCATGAGCCAGCTGCCCCGTGTGATCGAAGACCGACACGCGCCGCAGCCGCGGATCCCACACGGCAATGGAGTCGCCGCGAAGCAGCGCAACGTTCTCGACGGCGCGGAACTCCCCGGGCCCTCCACCCTCGCGGCCGATGCTGCGAAGATGGGTACCACGCGCGTCGAACACATGAAGCACCTGCGAACCTTTGTCGGCGACGACGACGCGGCCATCACTGAGGCGCACCGCCCCCGCCACCCCCGTCAGCGTATACGAGCCCTCCCCATCATCTCCGCCGATGCTCAGCAGGGGCGACCGCGACACCGTCCAGGTGGCCCCCTCCCCCTCGTACGGCGCCGTATTCTCCACGACCGGAGCCTCGGGCACGCCTGTGTTGCCGTGGGGCGGTGGGCGGTCGCCACAGCCGCACAGCAGGAGTGCGGCCCCGAGGACCACTCGGACGGCGAATCGGGACGGCATGGGCATCTCCATGGGGGCGAAACTGCACGGGGGTGGACCCGCCGCGGTTTAAGTTCAAAACGTGGGGACGCCTCTACGTCGCTCGCGGCGCCGGAAAGCAGCCCAGCGGGCATGCGCTCCAGCTCCTCGAGGAGTAGCGGCAGCAGCTTTCCCCTGCAGGACCGCCGTGGCCGTGGCGGTTAGCGCGCGAGAGTTCCCGATCAGCTCACAGCGGGTGCACGCTGAGCCAATCAAACACGTTCGTCGGCGGAGGGGCCGACGTGAATCGCTACCCCTGTGGCGGATCTTCGGCCGGGGCCTTGGGGCAGGTGACCTGCTCGCACTTGCAGTTGCTGCCGCTGCAAACACACACCCAGCAGGTGATCTGTGCGTACGCGGGAGGCGGATTGTAGGTGAGCGCGGCCATGCCGGAGAAGAGGCCCGCCACTACCGCCAACCCTGGGGCCATTCGTGAGAGCTTCATGGACATGTGATATCTCGCTATGGAAGGGTGAGATGATGAGATAGGAACTATGTGGGATCCGCGTGCACCCGGACTCTGCAGAGTACGGTGGATTTTCGCACTTGTCAAGCGTTACGTCTCAAAAGGGACGGGAAACCCAGGGGCATCGACTGGCGCTGTCCTCGTTCGTTTCACGCCGGCCGCGATACCATGAAGCATTGTACCCGTTTTGGCGATCCAACACTCCGTGCGCGGGCTACGGCAATGCCGCGCACCAAGAGGCGGGACCCTGCTGAAGGGGAGCCCCGAACCGGAGTTCACGCGAACCTGCCACGCCAGCCCGGCAGGTCTGCTTAATGAACGCGCGCCGCTCCCCGTCTCAGAAGGCGAGCTGGAACTGGGCCTTGAAGCTCTGCGCAGACTCCCCGGTTTGCGAATTCCAGAGGTCGTAGTTGAGCGAGAACCGGTTGAGGCCGCCCAGCCACAGGTTCACGCCGGGGGTGATCAGCGTGCCTCCGCTGGCGCCCAGCCCCTCGGCGGGTGCGTCGTCGGCATCGATCTCGGCGTAGCTCACCCGGAACATGGGCTCGACCCCAGAGATGGCGCGCGAAACGCGGCCCATCCGGTAGCCCAGCCACCCCTGCGCGCCCACGAACCGAGCACCCAGGAACGGATCGAAGTCGCCCGCCACCACCTCGCCCAGCAGGTGAAGCCCGCCCCGTTCGCTGCCGATCTCCACGTCGGCTTCCCATGCATCCCCACGCCGCACCTCGACCTCGTCTTCGCCCGTCGCGAAATCGCGCGCCGAGTACGAGGCGTTCAGCTTGAGGTTGGGCGCGGGCGCCACGCCCACGCGGGCGACGACCTGTCCGGTGTTCTCGTTGGGGAAGTCCGCGCGGGCGGGGCCGTTGAACCACCCCACCGCGTACGACAGGCCCAGCGGCGCGCCCGCCGGCTCACCGCGCAGCTGCAGCCCCACGTCACGGTCGCCGTATCCGAGGCCCGAAACCAGGTTCCACTCGTCGTACTCGTCCGAAAGGCCGCGGATGCGCACCCCGCGCTCGATGGGCAGTATGCGCGAGCTGCTGTACATCGTCATGATGCTGAACGGCCGGTACGCCTGGCCCGCCCACACCATCAGCGCGGGGTCCAGCGCGAACCGCACGTACGCGTCGCGGATGCTCACGCGGCTCCCCGCGAACTCCGGGCTGATCTTGCCGCTGACCACCCGGTTGAACTGCAGCGTCGCTTCCAGGCGCACCCGGCGCAGGGCGGTTTCGGCCCGCGGCACGTCGTCTTCCGACGAGGTGTTGAACTGCGTTTGGACGCGGCCGTTGAACGTCAGGCGCGACGAGTCGGGGCCCGCGATGGTGAATCCCTGGGCGGTGGCGGGCGCCGCGGCCAAGCAGAGGGCGAGAGCGAGGGCGGGAACGCGGATTCGCGGTGCGGGCATGGGCGAGAGGTCGCTGGATCGTGACGAAGGCGTGACACAATCGCCAGAATACCGCAACCACGACACGAATGCACGTCCGCCGTGTCACGTCCGCGTAACGGCAACGGCTTCGTCACGATTCGTCGTCCGTGTCCTCCATCTCCTGCTCTCCCGTGTCCGCGTCGTCGGGGGCGGGGAAGGTGAAGCGGATGGTCGTGCCGCGGCCCAACTCGCTCTCGGCCTCCACCCGCCCGCCGTGCGCCTCCACCAGGTGGCGGACGATGGAAAGGCCCAGCCCCGTGCCTCCCTCCGCCCGCGACCGGGCCGTGTCGGCGCGGTAGAACCGCTCGAAGATGCGGGGCAGGTGCGCGGAGGGAATTCCGCTGCCGTCGTCGCGCACGGAAATCTCGATCGCCGTCCCCGCGCCGCAGCGCGCATGCAGCTCCACAGACCCGCCCTCGGAAATGTAACGCAGCGAGTTGCCGAACAGGTTGCTGAAGATCTGCCGCAGGGCCGACGGATCGGCCCACACGAACTCGCACTCGTGCGGCACCTGGGCCGAGAACCGGGCGCTCTTGATCCGGACCCCCTCCTGCACACCCGCCCATGCTTCGGCGGCGAGCTCGGTGATGGAGACGATCTCGGGCTCCACCCGCCACCCGCCGGACTCGATGCGCGACAGGTCCAGCAGGTCTTCGACGATGCGCTGCAGGCGGTCGGCGTTGGCCTTGACGGTCTGCGTGAACTGGCCGCGCAGGTCTGCCGGAAGGTCGGGGTCCAGCAGCGTTTCGGCGTAGCCGCGGATGGCGGTGAGCGGCGTCTTGAGCTCGTGCGAGGCGTTGGCCACGAAGTCGCGGCGCACGTCCTCCAGCCGCCGCAGCTCAGACACGTCCAGGAACACCATCACCGACCCGCCGCTGGGAAGCGGCTGCGCAGTCGCCAGCAGGTTCCGGCCGTCGTGCGTCAGCTCCCGCGGCGGCATGGACTGGCCACGCAGGGCGTGCTTCACCAGGTCGGCGAACTCCTGCTTGCGCGCCACCTCGCGGGGAAGCAGCCCGCGCGGGTCCGGCGGGAGGGAAAAGATGCGCTGCGCGGCGGGGTTGGCGCGCTGCACCCGGCCGTCCGCATCCACCGCGATCACCGCCTCGGCCATGGCGTCGATCAGCACCTGCATCTCGGCGCGCTCGCCTTCCAGCTGGCGCAGGCGACGCTGAAGCTCGGAGGCCAGGGTGTCGAGCGCGTCGGCCATGGCGCCCAGCTCGTCCTGCTCGCCGCTCCGCGCGCGGAGCGCCAGGTCGCCCCCCGCCATCGCCCGCGCCACGCCGGCCATCCGCCGCAGCCGGTGCGTCACCGCGCGGCTGAACCCGAACGAGAGCACGCCGGTGAGCGCCAGCGCCAGCATTCCCACGCTGAAGATGCCGCGCTGCACCCGCACCACCATGCGCCGCACCTCGTGCAGCGGCACCGCCAGGCGCAGTACCCGGCCATCGGGGGTGCGGCGCGCCAGGTACAGGTGGTCGATGCGCACGGACGTGCTCATCCGCACGGCGAGCCCCACCCCGCCGGCCAGCGCGGTGCGCACCTCGGGGCGGGAGGCGTGGTTCTCCAGCTGCTGCGCGCTCTCCGCCGGCAGCTCCGAGTCACCGAGCACGCCGCCGTCCGGGCCGATCAGCGTCACGCGGCGGCCGGAGAGCGCGCCCAGCCAGTCGGCGACGGAGTCGGGGGGCGCGGCGCGGCGCATGTCGTACAGCGAGGTGGCCAGCGCCAGCTCGCGCTGAACGTCGGTGGCCATCAGCCCGGTCAGGTGGCGCCGCAGCAGGGCGCCCACGCCGAGCGTGAGCGCCACCACCACCATGGCGATCACCACGAGGTAGGTAAGGAACAGCTTCTGGTCTACGCGAAGCCGCATGACGGCGAGCCGGTGTGAGGATGGGGAGACTTCGTGCGGGATGAGGCCGATCTCCGCGCATGCCTCGGCCGCCCCCCATCCCCAGCCCTTCCCCCGCAAACTGCGCGGGGGAAGGGAGCCAGTTCGGTGCGTCAGGCGGCGGACCGTGCGCGGGCTGGCACCCTGGCGAGGCTCGATGCGATGCCATGGCTCCGGCGCAGTCCCAAGATGGCCCCTCCCCCTCCCCTCCCCCAGCAAACTGCGCCGGGAGAGGGGAGACTTCGATCGGGGTTCGACTGGGTGCCTCGCATGCTGATGGAGCCCCCTCCCCCCGGCCCCCGTCCCCCGCTTCGCAGGGGAGGGGGAGACCTGAACCGCGCTTCGGCTCGCCCCACGCACTCGACTGTGCATGCAGTCCGCGAAGGCGGACTTCGGGCCGTCGTTGCCGCGACTTCCGTCGCCCCAGCGGGGCCGGGCCGCTGCTCTGTGCTCGCCGCCGCACTACAACTCGAAGTGTACCCCCTCTCCCACGCTGTTTGTGGGAGAGGGTGGCACGCGTGTCAGCGCGGCCGGGTGAGGGCCCCACGGCAGCCGAGGCCTCTGCGTCCGTGACCGCTGCCGCGCCCTGGCTGAAAGGTAGCCGCGGCTAGATCCTTCGGCCCGCGACGGAGGTACTATGGGCCGGTTCGGTGCGACTGGGCCTCAGGATGACAGGCTCTGACGCGGCCCCTGCCCTCAACAGAATCGCTGCCCCGGATCGTCCGGCGCAGCGATGAATCTATCGATCGGCTCGATCGGCGTCAGCGGCCCGGCGATTACTGCGGCGGATCGGTGCGGAACCGGTAGCCGAAGCCGCGCACCGTCTCGATCCAGTCTGCCTGGTCACCCAGCTTGCTGCGCAGCCGCTGCACGTGCATGTCCACGGTGCGCGTGGCAATGTTCGCCGTGACCTCCCACACCGCCTCCAGCAGCTGGCGGCGGCTCTGCACCCGCCCGCGCCGCTCCATCAGGATCAGCAGCAGGCGGTACTCGGTCGGCGTGAGGTCCAGGTCGCGGCCGTCCACCTGCGCCTGCGCCGCGCCCTCGTCGATGGCGAACGGGCCCACGCGCACCACCTTGCCGCCCGTGGTGGCCGGGGGCGCCTGCTGCACCCGCCGCAGCACCGCGGCCACGCGCAGGATCAGCTCCTGCGGCGAAAAGGGCTTCGACACGTAGTCGTCGGCGCCCAGCCGCAGCCCAGCGATACGGTCCTGCTCCTCCTTGCGCGCGGTCAGCAGGATCACGGGAATGTCCTGCGTCTCGGGGCGGCGGCGCAGCTCCTCCAGCACCGCGAGCCCCGACATCCCCGGAAGCATCAGGTCCAGCACCACCAGGTCCGGCCGCTCCACCTCTGCCGCGTGAAGGGCCTCGGGGCCGCTGGCCGCCGTGCGGACGCGGTACGACTCGCGCGCAAGGTGATATGCCACGAGCGCCGAGATGTCGGGCTCGTCGTCTACCACCAGGATGTGTGCGGGCATTCGCATCACGCGCTCGGCTGGCTGGCTGCGGCCGGCGCCGATCACGCCGGTGAACACGCTGGAAGAATGCGGATGGCCGGAAGTGCTCGGCAAGATGCCACTCCTCATCGGAAGCAGGGATCGCGTCACGGTTCCGGGGAGTGTACGGCACGGGTGTAACGGCAGGGTAACGATCCTCGCTCCGCGGAGAAACAGCGGTGGACGTCGATGAGAACCGCCCGAGGACCTTGCCGAATCCTACTCGTGACTGTGCGACAGGTAGTTGCCCAGCACGCGGTTGGTGGCGTTCAGCACCGCTAGCGCCGCGGCGCGGTGCGGGTCGCCGCTGGCCAGCGCGGCGCCCACCAGCGGAGCGCCCTGGTCGGTGCGCATCAGCACGACCACGACATCGGTGTCGAACACGCGGAAGCTCTTGATACCCAGGAGCGAAAACCGCACGCGTTCGCGAAGGATGCCCTCCAGCGCCTTGAGCGTGGCCGTGGCAGCCAGGCGCAGCTCCAGCGGGGGGCTGGCCTCGCCCTCCGCCCGCTCGGCATGGGACTGCGCTCCCCATTCCAGCTCCACCTCCGCGGCCGCCCGGCCGGACCGCGGCGTCGTCATGCGAGCCGCCACGAAGCGCACGCGCTGCCGCTGCTCCGGCGGCGTCAGGTAGGCCAGGTGCACCTCGGCTTCGCCCGCGCTGACCCCGGCCCTGACGAGGACTGACGACACCAGCATGTCGGTGGGCGACTCGGTCCGGTCGCAGACCACGTACACGCGCAGCGGATCGGCGTCCACCACGGCGCGGCGCACGCAGTCGAGCGCCTCCAGGTCAGCGCGCAGGCGCTCGCGCGCGTCGGAGTCCAGCGCGGGTGAGGGCATCGGCGAAATGGACGAGGTTGAGCAGGCAAACCGCGCCGAACTTACGGGACGTCTGCGCGGTGTCGAGTTTCCGGCGCAAAACACGGTCCGCCCGCGGCGGAGTGCCGCGGGCGGACGGGTCTGACGAGGTCCCAGCCGTAAACGTTGCCGCGGCCGCTACTCGCGCGCGGCGGCGTCTTCGCGCCGGCGAAGCCCGGAAAAAGCTTCGGCCAGGCGGATGGAGAACGCGCTCTCGGCGGCGCGGGCGCGCTGCAGCACGGCGCGGATCTGCCCCCGGTTTATCGAAGCGCCGTCGTACCCCGCCGCGAGCAGCGCCTGGATGACGGCTTCGGTGTGAATGCGGCTGCGGTCGTACACGTCCGGAAACACGCGCAATTCCCCGCCCTGCACAACGATGGGCTCGTAGCGGATGGTCAGCGGAACCGGCGCGCGGAAGGTGGACCAGCGCGTGGTGCCGGAGCGGCGCAGGATGGCGTCGATCTCCGCGGGCGCCACCGTGGGCTGCGCACGGGTGTGGAGGAAGCGCGCGAGTTCGATCACGTCGCGGTTGCGCATCCGCACGCACCCGTGCGAGGCGGCCTGGCCGATGTTGGCGGTGTCGGGAGTGCCGTGGATGTAGTAGTACGGCGCAAAGAACAGCTTCACGCGGCCCATGGGGTTGTTGGGGCCCGGGGGCGTGAAGCGGTCGTCGCGCGCCCACTCGCGGTCCGGCGGGCGCCACGACGGGTTCCACTCCGCCCGGCCGATGGTGAACTCGCCGTCGGGCGTGTCGTGGCCGGGCAGGCCCACCGACACGCGGTAGGTGCGCAGCACGCTGTCGCCCTCCACCACGCGCGGGCGGTTTTCGGGGATGTTGATGTCGATGCGCAGCTGCGCCGCCGCCGGGTGCACGGCCGCGAGCACCAGGGCCAGCA is from Longimicrobium sp. and encodes:
- a CDS encoding 6-bladed beta-propeller; protein product: MPEAPVVENTAPYEGEGATWTVSRSPLLSIGGDDGEGSYTLTGVAGAVRLSDGRVVVADKGSQVLHVFDARGTHLRSIGREGGGPGEFRAVENVALLRGDSIAVWDPRLRRVSVFDHTGQLAHEVSPAGLGLFPRFIGVLGDGSFVLTAGLPAGGARSASTAARRDSVVYLRFGPSGGEARDTIGRFPGPETVTLASSGAMTMEEVIFGRDVHLVVGGNRYFVADDDRYEVTEYRLPGAPVRRIRRAHVPSQVTNADLASYREQPRDLSGVPPQLRAQFAKRNPDVPHRATLPAFESLLLDEEGYLWVEHPRVTRATEGRWDVFDREGRWLTTVATPAGFQVRQIGGDFMLGTALDSLDVEHVHLYTLNRPR
- a CDS encoding porin, encoding MPAPRIRVPALALALCLAAAPATAQGFTIAGPDSSRLTFNGRVQTQFNTSSEDDVPRAETALRRVRLEATLQFNRVVSGKISPEFAGSRVSIRDAYVRFALDPALMVWAGQAYRPFSIMTMYSSSRILPIERGVRIRGLSDEYDEWNLVSGLGYGDRDVGLQLRGEPAGAPLGLSYAVGWFNGPARADFPNENTGQVVARVGVAPAPNLKLNASYSARDFATGEDEVEVRRGDAWEADVEIGSERGGLHLLGEVVAGDFDPFLGARFVGAQGWLGYRMGRVSRAISGVEPMFRVSYAEIDADDAPAEGLGASGGTLITPGVNLWLGGLNRFSLNYDLWNSQTGESAQSFKAQFQLAF
- a CDS encoding sensor histidine kinase, with product MRLRVDQKLFLTYLVVIAMVVVALTLGVGALLRRHLTGLMATDVQRELALATSLYDMRRAAPPDSVADWLGALSGRRVTLIGPDGGVLGDSELPAESAQQLENHASRPEVRTALAGGVGLAVRMSTSVRIDHLYLARRTPDGRVLRLAVPLHEVRRMVVRVQRGIFSVGMLALALTGVLSFGFSRAVTHRLRRMAGVARAMAGGDLALRARSGEQDELGAMADALDTLASELQRRLRQLEGERAEMQVLIDAMAEAVIAVDADGRVQRANPAAQRIFSLPPDPRGLLPREVARKQEFADLVKHALRGQSMPPRELTHDGRNLLATAQPLPSGGSVMVFLDVSELRRLEDVRRDFVANASHELKTPLTAIRGYAETLLDPDLPADLRGQFTQTVKANADRLQRIVEDLLDLSRIESGGWRVEPEIVSITELAAEAWAGVQEGVRIKSARFSAQVPHECEFVWADPSALRQIFSNLFGNSLRYISEGGSVELHARCGAGTAIEISVRDDGSGIPSAHLPRIFERFYRADTARSRAEGGTGLGLSIVRHLVEAHGGRVEAESELGRGTTIRFTFPAPDDADTGEQEMEDTDDES
- a CDS encoding response regulator transcription factor; translated protein: MPSTSGHPHSSSVFTGVIGAGRSQPAERVMRMPAHILVVDDEPDISALVAYHLARESYRVRTAASGPEALHAAEVERPDLVVLDLMLPGMSGLAVLEELRRRPETQDIPVILLTARKEEQDRIAGLRLGADDYVSKPFSPQELILRVAAVLRRVQQAPPATTGGKVVRVGPFAIDEGAAQAQVDGRDLDLTPTEYRLLLILMERRGRVQSRRQLLEAVWEVTANIATRTVDMHVQRLRSKLGDQADWIETVRGFGYRFRTDPPQ
- a CDS encoding L,D-transpeptidase, whose translation is MKPGTLAAVLALVLAAVHPAAAQLRIDINIPENRPRVVEGDSVLRTYRVSVGLPGHDTPDGEFTIGRAEWNPSWRPPDREWARDDRFTPPGPNNPMGRVKLFFAPYYYIHGTPDTANIGQAASHGCVRMRNRDVIELARFLHTRAQPTVAPAEIDAILRRSGTTRWSTFRAPVPLTIRYEPIVVQGGELRVFPDVYDRSRIHTEAVIQALLAAGYDGASINRGQIRAVLQRARAAESAFSIRLAEAFSGLRRREDAAARE